CTAGAAGCAAAAGAAAGAGGCTCTCAGCAGTTACCAACAGACGAAGAACCAAAACTCCTTTCAGCATTTGGTCACACCAAAATGATGAGCCCTTGATTTCAGACCCTCCTCTGTTAAAACAAACTTATTGGTTAGCGGATAGTGAACTCTTTGTTTTGCCAAAGCAGCAGAAGAAGGATAGTGAGAAAGATGTAATAGCCAAAGACGGCGACGACAACGACAACGACGGCGGTGGCGAAAAGGGGGTGGTGGTGATGAAGAGGGGAAGTCTTGTGAGTCTTGAAGAGTGTTCTGAGGCAGAGGAAGATGGTGATGGTgggaataacaataataataataataacaataatggtgagAATCCAATGCCAAGAAGGTGCACACATTGTTTGGCACAGAGGACCCCACAGTGGAGGGCAGGACCATTAGGTCCAAAGACGCTATGCAATGCATGTGGGGTGAGGTACAAATCTGGTAGGTTGTTACCTGAGTATAGGCCAGCAAAGAGTCCTACTTTTGTAAGTTACTTGCACTCCAATTCTCACAAGAAAGTTATGGAGATGAGGATGGCTGGCTCTGTTCTCCATTCTTAGTCCGGAAAATCATAGAAATCCTCTAattgtgttttttattattgtgtAAATCAAACTTTTAAAACTGTAGGGGACAAAATATTTGGAAACAATAGATATTTAATTGTTAAGGGGATGATGAGTGGTTAGTGCAGAGATTATAGGGCACATTTATATATGATGATTAGAA
This portion of the Arachis duranensis cultivar V14167 chromosome 6, aradu.V14167.gnm2.J7QH, whole genome shotgun sequence genome encodes:
- the LOC107494524 gene encoding GATA transcription factor 2, producing MNMEGEFQKEQQVLLVADPASCSKLSTTSTTLDDLFSAQNTEVDVGLEWLSVFVEECFSNPPSYILGPSKSVEATTTTTITTCSSNKNPSSTALLKQNNNNDSSLQNFSVPSKARSKRKRLSAVTNRRRTKTPFSIWSHQNDEPLISDPPLLKQTYWLADSELFVLPKQQKKDSEKDVIAKDGDDNDNDGGGEKGVVVMKRGSLVSLEECSEAEEDGDGGNNNNNNNNNNGENPMPRRCTHCLAQRTPQWRAGPLGPKTLCNACGVRYKSGRLLPEYRPAKSPTFVSYLHSNSHKKVMEMRMAGSVLHS